From a region of the Kwoniella mangroviensis CBS 8507 chromosome 1 map unlocalized Ctg01, whole genome shotgun sequence genome:
- a CDS encoding ribosomal protein S21, producing MSFLFRTSLRAASSSTPSSSRLTLPALSMAIRHNSTASSESTPPTSGELFTPSSSSRSSSNIKNLFQSNGFSKLKFDPISSSASEGKGQGEDSDGEAWWRQLSKNAKEGFPTTPSTGRSIVVSRGGDFQTSYKRLQGLLRQSNLKKELRLQEYHEKPSVRRRRLISERHRRRFKEMVRTKVQQVVSMRNRG from the exons ATGTCATTCCTCTTTCGAACATCCTTACGAGCAgcctcctcctcaaccccatcatcatcccgaCTAACCCTCCCAGCCCTATCCATGGCTATACGTCACAACTCTACCGCATCGAGTGAATCGACTCCACCTACATCAGGTGAACTATtcaccccttcttcttcttctcgctcTTCGTCGAATATTAAAAATCTATTCCAATCGAACGGATTCTCCAAATTGAAATTCGAcccaatctcatcttcggCAAGTGAAGGaaaaggacaaggagaagatagtGATGGAGAAGCATGGTGGAGACAATTAAGTAAAAATGCCAAAGAAGGTTTCCCCACTACTCCCTCGACAGGTCGATCGATAGTCGTTTCGAGAGGTGGAGATTTTCAAACTTCTTATAAGAGATTACAAGGTTTACTCAGACAGAGTAACTTaaagaaggaattgaggtTACAAGAATATCATGAGAAGCCTTCTgtgaggagaaggaggttgattAGTGAGAGACATAGAAGGAGGTTTAAGGAGATG GTACGAACAAAAGTACAACAAGTAGTATCGATGAGGAACAGAGGATAG